Part of the Prosthecobacter debontii genome is shown below.
GTTTACCAACCGATCCCATTCAGCTGTAATACTAACAGCAGTTCTCCAAAGAAAAGAAAAAGAGAAGTCTGTCTGAGTCTTCCTATTTACAAGCCGGGATTGAAACGTGACTACCCACACGCCTGTCCTATGATTTCAGCAGCTGACGTATCGCTCTGAAGAAGGTGTCCACACTCTGTCCACCGGAATGGCAAATTCGCGGTTCTCCCCGGTTTTGCGGTAAATGCCATGGCCATGCGAGACATTTTGCCATTTTCCTTCCCATGCCAATCCTCCAGATTGATGAACTCGGGCACTCGCGTCCGACTTCGAAGGAGCGAAGCGACGCCTCCACCTCGCAGACTATCGACGTCCATTCCCGATCCCGCCGCCTCTGCCCACAGACAAATCGGACCCGGCGCAGTAGGTCCTACCAGTTGGATTCGCGTCCTCGTTGGTGTTGCATGGCCAAAGGATATTTAGCTGGAAGCGGCAGCGATGCTCCGATTTTGAAGGCCCAACGACAACCAATCCTCGTCCCACTACCTCGTTTACAAAGTGAAGCCTCAAGGGGCGTCGAAGAAGACTTGTCCAAAATTCTGATGTGAGTATCTCCAGTTATGAGTCGCTCAAATCTCGACTATGCCTACTTCATCGCTTTGCTGCCAGATGCTGCGGCGAAACAACAAATCCACGAACACTATGAGAAACTGGGGCTTAATCTTCGATTGCGCCCCGATGACGTGTTTCATATCACCTTGAATGATCTGGGGGACAGGCAGCCTTTCGAACTGCCTTTGCACATCACAGAAACTGTGGATCGTGCCTGTCGTCATGCGGCCGCAGCTACAGCGCCTTTCCATGTCGCTCTCGACCGAGTTTTGAGTTTCAAACACAACCGGGCTCTTGCTCTTATGCCTAAGCTGGCACCGAACTCAGAGTTGAAGGCATTTCGTCGCACCTTGCGTTTGAAACTGCTCGATCACGGCGTGTCCACTCCCTCGAGTTTCAATCCTCATCTGACCCTGCTCTATGGCGACCATAGGCTGGACAAGTCAATCTCACCCTCCATCTCTTAGCAGGTCGAGGAATTTGTCCTCGTTCGCTCTCATCAGGGTAAGACGCACCACGATCACCTTCAGCGCTGGAAACTCCAAGGCTCCCCAGGTTCCCCACTCGTCCAATCTGAACTTTTTTAGCTTGCCTTGATGTTTTGTGCCAAACCCAAAGGTTTCGGGTTTCCTCCCTCGGGAACCTTTTCCAGGCCTGGATGTTTTCGGGAAAACTCTAAAGGATTTTTTGAAAACCCGAAGGTTTCATTTCCGATCTCGAGGGTTTTTCTCGGACTCCTTCAGGATTCGGCCAGATCCTCATGAAATTCAGACCACTCCAGCGAGTTTGGAGTCCAGGTCTTCAAGCTCTGGAAAAAGCCTTCCAGAGCTAGCTAAAACTTGCCGTGTGACGTGGAATCTCTGGATGCGTTGGTAGGCACCCGCTGCGCCGCATCCGACTTCCAAGGACCGACAGCGACGCCTCAGGATTCTGTAGGCCTAACGACGCTCTTCACTGTCCACCAGACCAAGAACGCGTGGCAGGGTAAGGAGCCGTTTTGGCTTTGATGCCGAGGAGCTATAGCTCAAGCGGATCGGCTTGGGGATCAAGGGTTCGGGAGATTTTCATGGGACGAGACTATGGCAGAGAACGTGCGGATGGGATGCAAGCACTGTTTGCCTGGCATCTTTTCTTTTTTTAACATGGATAATCCAAGCTAAAGCATTGCATTGCTGTTTTGTCTTAATACTATTCAAAAATCTCACCTGTCTTTTCGGCCCAAATTATGAAGCTCATCTTTGGACTCGCGTTCATCTGCACTACAATATTTGCAGTTTCGACTGAAACTCCGGTTGTCGTCCGTGACGAGTATCAACAACTTTACGGAGCTTTGACTCCAAACGGATTCATTGGGAATCGGTCTTGGAATTCAATGGGTCGTTTTAGTGAGGGAGTCTGTGCGGTGGCGGAGGAGTTCGGCGGTCCTTGGGGTATCATCGACCAAACTGGAAAATTGGTTATACAGCTCGTGTTTGACAAGATTGGCGAG
Proteins encoded:
- a CDS encoding 2'-5' RNA ligase family protein, whose translation is MSRSNLDYAYFIALLPDAAAKQQIHEHYEKLGLNLRLRPDDVFHITLNDLGDRQPFELPLHITETVDRACRHAAAATAPFHVALDRVLSFKHNRALALMPKLAPNSELKAFRRTLRLKLLDHGVSTPSSFNPHLTLLYGDHRLDKSISPSIS